ccccctctcccccccatcctcccccctGCAGGAGGGTGAGAAGCTCGTCCACGTCGCTCCGGATGGTCTGGAACCCTGCAGGGGCGGTGGAGAGCGGCGGTGGCGTAGTCGGCTGATATCATCATGGAGACTTGACTGGGACAAGAAGCAGTTGGACGGGGAAAGGAGcggggagaggagtggggagagctccatggaggaggaggggggcaggacggagtgagggaaggagggagagaggagggaggagggaggggaggaggagaggaaagaggagagaggaggagaRGTCGTGAGGGGGAGGGCCAGCGCAGAGGAAGAGGGTTGGGAGGCGGGAGGAGAACTTGTCCGGCAGGAGAACTCGTAAACTGTCAACTCATCGTCGAAGCTGTCACCCCCGCTGAAACAGTTGGTATAAACCAGCGGTGGCGGACACCTGCATGCCTCCAGGGGCGTYTGCACMCCCTCYAGGACCGTCTCGCACCCTGACGCCAGCACCGAGCTACACCCAAAATCAGGCTTTGCCGGCGAATAGGATTCCRTGTGGGCCTGGTTGGGCTGGGTCTCACAGGTGGAGGTGAAGACCCCACAGCCTGTAGTCAGAGTGTTCAGCAGGCCTGCCTCCTCGCCTGGGGGTTTACAGAAGCTGTTGCTCYCAAATGGCCGTCCTCTCATGTTATAACCAGGGAAGCTGAGCCCCGGTCCGTTCAGACTCTGTGTGGTCACCACTATAGCAGAGGGGCAGGAAGACAACGGAGCGGACATTTTGGGGCCTGAAAGGGGTTCAGGGYAWGGCTCTGGCTTGGGTTCTACTCTGATGGGGTGAGGATTAGAAGAAGAGGAATTCAGACTCTGTGTGGTTACCACTAAAGCAGGGGGATAAGAAGACGACAAGGTGGCCATTTTGTAGCGTATGGATAGTGGTTCATGGTCTGGTTTGGGCTCTACGCGTATGGGCATGGGAGARGAAGGACAGGAAGGTAATGGGGCGGCCATTTTGTGGATAGTGGGGTCTGGGGAGAGTAGTTCAGAGACTGGTTTGGGCTCCAGACAGATAGGAGGGGCAGTTTCCACTGTAGCAATRGGACAGGTAGGCAACTTGACAACCATTTTGGGATCTGGTTTGGACTCTAGAGMGATGGGTGCtaaagggggaggaagggaggatccGTAGACCATCACAACCTTCTCGACCACCTCCTTGACCTCCGAAACCGTCAACCTCGTGATTTCCGCCCCGGCCGTCTCCACAACAACCTCGCCAACCTCCGATTCTGTCAGCGTAACCTCGGAATCATCCGACTCTGCCAACGCCACCCCGGAATCTTTCAAATCCTCCACTGTCGCCACCTTTGTGACATCGTCTTCCTTGATGGTTTTGGTGGTGACCATTACCTCAGTCTTGTTGCTGGTGGTCTCCGGAGAGGGGCTCCTGTKGRGGCTTCCCACCCCAGAGAGGGTGAGGRTTTCCTGGGAGCGAGATAAATAGAGGGGCAAGCTCTGGATCTTCCCCCGTAATGTGGAGGCCGAGAGACTTTGCCCRATGATGCCCGGTGAGCAAGGCCGGAGGAGGAAGCCTGTTGTAGGTGATATGGGAGACTCTTTRGGAATGTTAGCCATAGCTGAGTTGGCATTAGCTGAATTAGCATTAGTCATAGCTAARTTAGCATTACCTGTAGAATCATTGCTAGTTGTAAGGTAATGAATTATAGCATTAGCTTCATTGTTAGCCGTAGACAAATCGGCATTAGCTATAGTGTTAGCCGGAACAGATTTGATGCTATTTRTATCTTTGTGATTAGCAGTGGCTAAATCAGAGTCAGAGCTAACTGTAGTCTCAGTGTTAGCCATGACAGAATGAATGTTGGCTGTAGCTGCAACGTTAGCCGTAGCAACATCAGTGTTACCAGTAACAGAATTAGTGCTAACTATAGCTTCATCATTGTCAGTTTTTGCTTTCCTTTGGCTTGTCAGGTCTTGGTGACTGATAGTGAGTTTTCTATGGACTTGAGTCAAGCAGCTAATGTCCTTCTCTCCGTCTGAGAGTGTGAAGGGTTGAGACCCCACATTCCCATCCTtgctatccctctctcccctctctgtgtgGGGGATGGAGGGGACTGGGAAGGGTGGCagtggagaggtggggggaggaggagcagaAAGGGGAGTCACGCTCTCCTCACCACCAGCCACGCCTTGTTCACCCCCCGtgtccctcccacacacacctgGATGGGAGATACTTATTTGGGGTACGAAAGAAGCTTCCCGATCCTCGTCTTTCGTTAGACACAGAGGTCGTCTACTAAACTGGGACCCCCTAACAGAGGGTGGACCTTCAGAAATGAGCGAgggctgtctctgctctctgtcgctctccctcCGTTCACAATGTCACATGTTTCTGACTGAGattaaggaggaggaggggcagagggggaggaaagggggaggaggggagagcgacagagagcagagacagcccTCGCTCATTTCTGAGGTCCACCCTCTGTTAGGGGGTCCCAGTTTGTAGACGACCTCTGTGTCTAACGAAAGACGAGGATCGGGAAGCTTCTTTCGTACCCCAAATAAGTATCTCCCATCCAGGTGGTGTGTGGGAGGGACCGGGGGGGTGAACAGGCGTGGCTGGTGGTGAGGAGAGCGTGACTCCCCTTTCTGCTCCTCCCCCACTCTCCACTGCCACCCTTCCCAGTCCCCTCCATCCCCcacacagagagggggagagaggatagcAAGGATGGGAATTGGAGAGAAGGACATTAGCTGCTTGACTCAAGTCCATAGAAAACTAACTATCAGTCACCAAGACCTGACAAGGCCAAAGGAAAGCAGAAACTGAACATGATGAAGCTATAGTTAGCACTAATTCTCTTACTGATAACACTGATGTTGCTACGGCTAACATTGCAGCTACAGCCAACATTCATTCTGTCATGGCTAACACTGAGACTACAGTTAGCTCTGACTCTATTTAGCCACTGCTAATCACAAAgataaaatagcatcaaattcNNNNNNNNNNNNNNNNNNNNNNNNNNNNNNNNNNNNNNNNNNNNNNNNNNNNNNNNNNNNNNNNNNNNNNNNNNNNNNNNNNNNNNNNNNNNNNNNNNNNNNNNNNNNNNNNNNNNNNNNNNNNNNNNNNNNNNNNNNNNNNNNNNNNNNNNNNNNNNNNNNNNNNNNNNNNNNNNNNNNNNNNNNNNNNNNNNNNNNNNNNNNNNNNNNNNNNNNNNNNNNNNNNNNNNNNNNNNNNNNNNNNNNNNNNNNNNNNNNNNNNNNNNNNNNNNNNNNNNNNNNNNNNNNNNNNNNNNNNNNNNNNNNNNNNNNNNNNNNNNNNNNNNNNNNNNNNNNNNNNNNNNNNNNNNNNNNNNNNNNNNNNNNNNNNNNNNNNNNNNNNNNNNNNNNNNNNNNNNNNNNNNNNNNNNNNNNNNNNNNNNNNNNNNNNNNNNNNNNNNNNNNNNNNNNNNNNNNNNNNNNNNNNNNNNNNNNNNNNNNNNNNNNNNNNNNNNNNNNNNNNNNNNNNNNNNNNNNNNNNNNNNNNNNNNNNNNNNNNNNNNNNNNNNNNNNNNNNNNNNNNNNNNNNNNNNNNNNNNNNNNNNNNNNNNNNNNNNNNNNNNNNNNNNNNNNNNNNNNNNNNNNNNNNNNNNNNNNNNNNNNNNNNNNNNNNNNNNNNNNNNNNNNNNNNNNNNNNNNNNNNNNNNNNNNNNNNNNNNNNNNNNNNNNNNNNNNNNNNNNNNNNNNNNNNNNNNNNNNNNNNNNNNNNNNNNNNNNNNNNNNNNNNNNNNNNNNNNNNNNNNNNNNNNNNNNNNNNNNNNNNNNNNNNNNNNNNNNNNNNNNNNNNNNNNNNNNNNNNNNNNNNNNNNNNNNNNNNNNNNNNNNNNNNNNNNNNNNNNNNNNNNNNNNNNNNNNNNNNNNNNNNNNNNNNNTTACTGGTAAGGTTGGACAGAGTTAGTTCCTCTAGAGTCCAGAGGTTTGTGGGGTTATTTTACTTACTGTAAGCGTGTAGAGTTAGTCCCTCTTAGATGTCCAGAGGTGTGTCAGGGTTATTACTGTAATGTAAGGTGTAGAGTTAGTCCTCTTAGATGTCCAGAGGTGTGTCAGGCGTTATACTGTTACTGTAAGGTGTAAGATTAGTTCCTCTTGATGTCCAGAGGTTGTCGGTTATTACTGTACGTAAGCTATAAGAGTTAGTTCCTCTTAGATGTCCAGAGCTGTGtggttattactgtactgtaaggtTAAGAGTTAGTTCCTCTTAGATGTCCAGAGGTGTGTCAGGGTTATTACTTGTACTGAAGATTGTAAGAGTTAGTTCCTTCTTAGATGTCCAGAGGTGTGTCAgggttattactgtactgtaaggtGTAAGAGTTAGTTCCTCTTAGATGTCCAGAGGTGTGTCAgggttattactgtactgtaaggtGTTAAGAGTTAGGTCCCTCTTAGATGTCCAGAGGTGTGTgggttattactgtactgtaagggTGTAAGAGTTAGTTCCCTCTTAGATGCCAGAGGTGTGTCAGGGTTATTACTGTACTTGTAAGGTGTAAGAGTTAGTCCCTCTTAGATGTCCAGAGTGTGTCACgggttattactgtactgtaaggtGTAAGAGGTTAGTCCCTCTTAGATGTTCCAGGTGTGTCAgggttattactgtactgtaaggtGTAAGAGTTAGTCCCTCTTAGATGTCCAGAGGTGTGTCAgggttattactgtactgtaaggtGTAAGAGTTAGTTCCTCTTAGATGTCCAGAGGTTGGgggttattactgtactgtaaggtGTAAGAGTTAGTTCCTCTTAGATGTCCAGAGGTTTGTGgggttattactgtactgtaaggtGTAAGAGTTAGTCCTCTTAGATGTCCAGAGGTGTGTCAgggttattactgtactgtaaggtGTAAGAGTTAGTCCTCTTAGATGTCCAGAGGTGTGTCAgggttattactgtactgtaaggtGTAAGAGTTAGTCCCTCTTAGATGCCAGAGGTGTGTCAGgggttattactgtactgtaaggtGTAAGAGTTAGTCCTCTTAGATGTCCAGAGGTTGTGGGGTTAATTACTGTCACTGTAAGGTGTAAGAGTTAGTCCTCTTAGATGTCACAGGTGTGTTCAgggttattactgtactgtaattaaGAGTTAGTCCTCTTAGATGTCCAGAGGTGTGTCAGGGTTTTACTTGTACTGTACAGGTGTAAGAGTTAGTTCCTCTTAGATGTCCAGAGGTGTGTCAGGGTTATTACTGTCTGTAAATGTAAGATTAGTCCTCTTGTGCCAGAGGTGTGtggttattactgtactgtagatgtaaGAGTTAGTCCTCTTAGATGTCCAGAGGTTGTCAGgtttattactgtactgtaggtgtaaGAAGTTAGTTCTCTAGTATGTCCAGAGGTTGGTGGGGTATTACTTACTGTAAGGTGTAAGAGTAGTCCCTCTTGTCCAGAGGTGTGTCAGGGTTATTCTGTACTGTAAGGTGAAGAGTTAGTCCTTAGATCCCAGAGGTGTGTCAgggttatactgtactgtaaggtgTAAGAGTTAGCCTCTTAGATGTCCAGAGGGTGTCAgggttattactgtactgtaaggtGTAAGAGTTAGTCCTCTTAGATGTCCAGAGTTGGTggggtattactgtactgtaaggtGTAAGAGTTAGTCCCTCTTAGATTCCAGAGGTGTGGTCAgggttattactgtactgtaaggtGTAAGAGTTAGCCTCCTTTAGATGCCCAGAGGTGTGTCagggtattactgtactgtaaggtGTAAGAGTTAGTCCTCTTAGATGTCCAGAGTGTGTCAgggttattactgtactgtaaggtGTAAGAGTTAGTCCCTCTTAGATGCAGAGGTGTGTCAgggttattactgtactgtaagatGTAAGAGTTAGTTCCTCTTAGATGTCCAGAGGTTGGTgggttattactgtactgtaaggtTAAGAGTTAGTTCCTCTTAGATGTCCAGAGGTTGTGTgggttatactgtactgtaaggtgTAAGAGTTAGTCCCTCTTAGATGCCCAGAGGTGTGTCAgggttattactgtactgtaaggtGTAAGAGTTAGTCCCTCTTAGATGCCCAGAGGTGTGTCAgggttattactgtactgttaaGGTGTAAGAGTTAGTCCTCTTAGATGTCCAGAGTGTGTCAGGGTTAttactggtactgtaagtgtAAAGAGTTAGTTCCTCTTAGATGTCCAGAGGTTCGTGTgggttattactgcactgtaagGTGTAAGAGTTAGTTCCTCTTAGATGTCCAGAGGTTGGTGgggttattactgtactgtaaggtGTAAGAGTTAGTCCCTCTGAGATGCCCAGAGGTGTGTCAgggttattactgtactgtaaggtGTAAGAGTTAGTCCCTCTTAGATGCCCAGAGGTGTGTCAggttattactgtactgtaaggtGTAAGAGTTAGTTCCTCTTAGATGTCCAGAGGTGTGTCAGGGTTATTACTGTACTGTGAGATGTAAGAGTTAGTTCCTCTTAGATGTCCAGAGGTTGTGGGGTTATTCTTTACTGTAAGGTGTAAGAGTTAGTCCTCTTTAGATGTCCAGAGGTGGTgggttattactgtactgtaagatGTAAGAGTTAGTCCTCTTAGAATGGCCAGAGTTGGTGGGGTTTATTACCTGTACTGTAAGGTGTAAGAGTTAGTCCCTCTTAGATGCCAGAGTGTGTCAgggttattactgtactgtaaggtGTAAGAGTTAGTCCCTCTTAGATGTCCAGAGGTGTGTCGAgggttattactgtactgtaagagTGTAAGATTTAGTTTCCTCTTAGATGTCCAGAGGTTGGTGGgggttattactgtactgtaaggtGTAAGAGTTAGTTCCTCTTAGATGTCCAGAGGTTGGTgggttatactgtactgtaaggtgTAAGAGTTAGTCCTCCTTAGATGTCCAGAGTGTGTCAggttattactgtactgtaaggtGTAAGAGTTAGTTCCTCTTAGATGTCCAGAGGTGTCAGggttatttactgtactgtaaggtgTAAGAGTTAGTTCCTCTTAGATGTCCAGAGGTTGGTGgggttattactgtactgtaaggtGTAAGAGTTAGTCCCTCTTAGATGTCCAGGTGTGTCAgggttattactgtactgtaagatGTAAGAGTTAGTTCTCTTAGATGTCCAGAGGTTAGGtgggtattactgtactgtaaggtGTAAGAGTTAGTTCTCTTGATGTCCAGAGGTGTGTCAgggttattactgtactgtaaggtGTAAAAGTGTTAGTCCCTCTTAGATGTCCCAGAGGTGTGAggttattactgtactgtaaggtGTAAGGTTAGTCCTCTTAGATGTCCAGAGGTTGTGTCAgggttattactgtactgtaaggtGTAAGAGTGTAGTCCCTCTTAGATGTCCAGAGGTGTGTCAgggttattactgtactgtaaggtGTAAGAGTTAGTCCTCTTAGATGTCCAGAGGTGTGTCAGGGTTATTACTCGTACTGTAAGGTGTAAGAGTTAGTCCCTCTTAGATGTCCAGAGGTGTGTCAgggttattactgtactgtaaggtGTAAGAGTTAGTTCCTCTTAGATGTCCAGAGGTGTGTCAgggttattactgtactgtaaggtGTAAGAGTTAGTTCCTCTTAATGTCCAGAGGTTGGTGGGTTATGCACTTTTATTATGTTAGGTTTTTTCTGATTTTTTCCTCACATAAAGTTGTCatttttttcagatttttcagcCGAGATGACGAGTGGAATGACGCAGCAAACTGTGAGCCTGAGTGACATCAGAATCAGCCTGGCTGAAGAACGGAGGCAcgaaagagaggagggtagagagggagagaccaagaaggaggaggagggagagagatgttctCCAGGCTCTCTAGGAAAAGATCAAAGAAACGGCGTTCCTTCATGCAGGACCGACTTCACCTCAACAGTGTCCTACCCTGGACCGGACCAAAACCAGGAGCGGAACAAGGACTGGAACCCAGATCAACGTTCCTGATCAGTATCCGGACCGGGCACAGAACCGGACAGAGAGCTCAGACGAAAGCCAGCAGCTGAGTCTGCGACCCAGAACCCTCTGAGCAGAGCCAGAACCCATGTcctactgtctcctctctgagCCATGCGAGGGTGAGGCGTCCCAGCTCGAGTCCAAGCCTATCCTCACCCAAGCCAAGCCCAGAGGGGTCCCATCGGGACCTGGAGAGCCACGTGTGCTTGGTACCC
This window of the Salvelinus sp. IW2-2015 unplaced genomic scaffold, ASM291031v2 Un_scaffold5642, whole genome shotgun sequence genome carries:
- the LOC139026732 gene encoding LOW QUALITY PROTEIN: mucin-2-like (The sequence of the model RefSeq protein was modified relative to this genomic sequence to represent the inferred CDS: inserted 1 base in 1 codon; deleted 1 base in 1 codon), with protein sequence MELIVDFRKQQREQPPIHIDGRSGEDFSAEMTSGMTQQTVSLSDIRISLAEGTRHEREEGREGETNEGGGGREMFSRLSRKRSKKRRSFMQTDFTSTVSYPGPDQNQERNKDWNPDHVPDQYPDRXQNRTESSDESQQLSLDPEPSEQSQNPCPTVSSLSHAEGEASQLESKPILTKPSPEGSHRGPGEPRVLGNPKGDPRAPDNPKADLHRSSRSRRQSMETEPDVMESKSVTALVTAASLSITAVRCRVEPDGKESIDRRGDGEEVEGEMEEGEGGGEAGAGPRHSSMFLPLPLLLLNLTDSRDGEGGCRHQAVTDLDSITSGSRLHGLPPAPGAPMEVSLRVSGARGSPWVPSTRGSPGPDGTPLGLAWVRIGLDSSWDASPSHGSERRQESDREQRQPSLISEGPPSVRGSQFSRRPLCLTKDEDREASFVPQISISHPGVCGRDTGGEQGVAGGEESVTPLSAPPPPTSPLPPFPVPSIPHTERGERDSKDGNVGSQPFTLSDGEKDISCLTQVHRKLTISHQDLTSQRKAKTDNDEAIVSTNSVTGNTDVATANVAATANIHSVMANTETTVSSDSDLATANHKDXNSIKSVPANTIANADLSTANNEANAIIHYLTTSNDSTGNANLAMTNANSANANSAMANIPKESPISPTTGFLLRPCSPGIIGQSLSASTLRGKIQSLPLYLSRSQEXLTLSGVGSXXRSPSPETTSNKTEVMVTTKTIKEDDVTKVATVEDLKDSGVALAESDDSEVTLTESEVGEVVVETAGAEITRLTVSEVKEVVEKVVMVYGSSLPPPLAPIXLESKPDPKMVVKLPTCPIATVETAPPICLEPKPVSELLSPDPTIHKMAAPLPSCPSSPMPIRVEPKPDHEPLSIRYKMATLSSSYPPALVVTTQSLNSSSSNPHPIRVEPKPEPXPEPLSGPKMSAPLSSCPSAIVVTTQSLNGPGLSFPGYNMRGRPFXSNSFCKPPGEEAGLLNTLTTGCGVFTSTCETQPNQAHXESYSPAKPDFGCSSVLASGCETVLEGVQTPLEACRCPPPLVYTNCFSGGDSFDDELTVYEFSCRTSSPPASQPSSSALALPLTTSPPLSSFLSSSPPSSLLSPSFPHSVLPPSSSMELSPLLSPLLSPSNCFLSQSSLHDDISRLRHRRSPXAPAGFQTIRSDVDELLTLLQGEDGGERGEAPQGDCATHFSENKRLLHGEARRLMAGCQKVVRVGQTPDEMLFSLSDSFRTLVGMAGMCLWFSGCDRCDRRNAEALAGLADVARTYREFVLAAERASGRRSCHDLSTKLLAKQCTALTASVFCLTQLFRTLTSL